Proteins co-encoded in one Quercus robur chromosome 8, dhQueRobu3.1, whole genome shotgun sequence genomic window:
- the LOC126697405 gene encoding uncharacterized protein LOC126697405 isoform X1 translates to MEETNVSLKLLIDTESHRVLFAEADKNFIDFLFHILALPVGTFIALLTKQGMVGSLGNIYESIENLNITYLQPNLNKATLLKPKVHISGGGIGIPLLLPNVESSSTSSKKWYRCCNSYSGNCFLYFTNDYSAICPSCKNVMNNELNFVHPPSATNAGSSSSEGGYVKGVVTYMVMDDLVVKPMSTISSITLLNRFNVKDVGALEEKVVHLGIDEGVKLLNASLRSKSVLTDVFLPMLKVEIESVM, encoded by the exons ATGGAAGAAACCAATGTGAGTTTGAAACTTCTGATAGACACAGAAAGCCATAGAGTGCTTTTTGCTGAAGCGGACAAGAACTTCATCGACTTCCTCTTTCACATTCTGGCCCTGCCCGTCGGAACTTTCATTGCGCTTCTCACAAAGCAAGGAATGGTGGGCAGCTTGGGGAACATTTACGAGAgcattgaaaatttaaatatcaCTTACCTTCAACCAAACTTGAACAAAGCGACTCTCCTGAAGCCCAAAGTACACATCTCTGGTGGTGGTATTGGAATCCCTCTCCTATTGCCAAACGTTGAATCGTCTTCCACATCATCCAAGAAATGGTATAGGTGCTGTAATTCCTACAGCGGCAACTGTTTCTTATATTTTACTAATGACTACAGCGCAATCTGTCCTTCGTGCAAGAACGTCATGAACAACGAGCTAAATTTCGTACACCCACCAAGCGCAACGAATGCGGGCTCTTCCTCCAGTGAGGGAGGATACGTGAAAGGAGTGGTTACATACATGGTGATGGATGATCTAGTGGTGAAACCCATGTCCACCATCTCTAGTATCACTCTGCTTAACAGGTTTAATGTCAAGGATGTAGGAGCTCTTGAGGAGAAAGTGGTTCATTTGGGCATCGATGAG GGAGTGAAATTACTGAATGCTTCTCTGCGGTCAAAGAGTGTTTTGACTGATGTCTTCCTCCCAATGTTGAAAGTTGAAATAGAAAGTGTAATGTAA